Proteins co-encoded in one Christiangramia fulva genomic window:
- a CDS encoding BCCT family transporter — protein MKKYPKILINNGIFLISAILLLSGSIFIFIYTEYFYDLIESVSLWVRNYFGQFYLVTGLLCVIILLILAFSKFGKKRLGAPKPEFDQLSWIAMLYSAGMGAGILLRAVQEPVFMFLNPPIETGASPESISLEYTFYQWGFTAWAFYGLFAVVLAYSIFIQQKKVQLGKATEGLKKVRYLPESIDILTILTTVIGLVAAIGLGTTQIEGGISHFMSREPGSLITNMMLVFLICFLAFISAWSGVNRGIKRISNWNIYLAVFLMLFVFFQADISGILQNFFKSLYFYVRDFIPLSLAMGNYDPGKAFLTDWTYYYWAFWLAWAPFTGIFIARISKGRTIREMIIGVLLIPSLGSFFWFSVFGHSAFKFIENLEEYHSEFGNVFTSIFVFLEAYPFSGIIALLVILLLISFLVTSVDSAIFVLSMFTDGGRQEPRKRFRLAWAVIICIFCEAIIVLGQVKPTSNVLTAMQKLLIITSLPFAFFTIYLMLVMLKRLFKKR, from the coding sequence TTGAAGAAATACCCAAAAATCCTCATCAATAATGGCATCTTTCTTATTTCAGCCATTTTACTTTTGAGTGGTTCTATTTTCATCTTTATTTATACCGAATATTTTTACGACCTCATTGAATCAGTTTCTCTTTGGGTGCGCAATTATTTTGGGCAGTTCTACCTGGTCACCGGATTACTTTGTGTGATAATTTTACTTATTCTGGCTTTCAGCAAATTTGGAAAAAAACGATTAGGCGCGCCAAAGCCCGAGTTTGACCAACTTTCATGGATCGCGATGTTATACAGTGCCGGGATGGGAGCGGGAATTTTACTTAGAGCCGTTCAGGAACCCGTTTTTATGTTTCTGAATCCGCCCATAGAAACCGGGGCCTCTCCCGAAAGTATTTCCCTGGAATACACTTTTTATCAATGGGGATTTACAGCCTGGGCATTTTATGGATTATTCGCAGTGGTTCTGGCCTATTCCATTTTTATTCAGCAGAAAAAAGTACAATTGGGAAAAGCTACGGAAGGACTAAAAAAAGTCCGGTACCTGCCGGAAAGTATCGATATTCTCACCATTTTAACAACTGTAATTGGTTTGGTTGCGGCTATTGGTTTGGGCACAACACAGATCGAGGGAGGAATTAGCCATTTCATGAGCAGGGAACCGGGCAGTTTAATCACTAATATGATGCTGGTCTTTCTCATTTGTTTCCTCGCGTTTATTTCGGCCTGGTCGGGAGTGAACAGAGGTATCAAAAGAATCTCTAACTGGAATATTTATCTAGCCGTTTTCCTCATGCTTTTTGTCTTTTTTCAGGCAGATATTTCTGGAATTCTGCAAAACTTCTTCAAATCCCTTTATTTTTATGTCCGCGACTTTATTCCACTGAGCCTTGCAATGGGGAATTATGATCCCGGGAAAGCTTTTTTGACCGACTGGACCTATTATTACTGGGCTTTCTGGCTGGCCTGGGCCCCTTTTACAGGGATCTTTATTGCCCGAATCTCAAAAGGAAGAACCATCAGGGAAATGATCATTGGCGTTTTATTGATACCGTCCCTTGGAAGTTTCTTCTGGTTTAGCGTGTTTGGGCATTCCGCGTTTAAGTTTATAGAAAATCTGGAGGAATATCACAGTGAATTTGGAAACGTGTTCACCTCAATATTCGTTTTTTTGGAAGCCTATCCGTTTTCAGGAATTATCGCATTATTGGTAATACTTCTGCTTATTAGTTTCCTGGTCACCTCGGTAGACAGTGCTATTTTTGTTTTAAGTATGTTCACCGATGGCGGAAGACAGGAACCCCGCAAAAGATTTCGTCTTGCCTGGGCGGTGATAATTTGTATTTTTTGCGAAGCTATAATTGTGTTGGGGCAGGTAAAACCTACATCAAATGTGCTCACCGCAATGCAAAAACTACTGATAATTACCTCTTTGCCCTTTGCTTTTTTCACCATTTATCTGATGCTGGTGATGCTCAAAAGACTTTTCAAAAAGAGGTAG
- a CDS encoding dimethylarginine dimethylaminohydrolase family protein has protein sequence MKLHIINETSRLRAVVLGTAKSNGPAPSLEEAYDPKSKEHILAGTYPKEEDMVEEIEAVAAVFEKYDVKVFRPKIIPDYNQIFTRDIAFVIEDKFIKSNILPDREKEIEAIDEVLKQINPEKIIKLPEEAHIEGGDVMPMGDHIFVGTYKGKDYKNFITARTNIQAVDALQQLFPDKKVVSFNLKKSNTIARDNALHLDCCFQPVGKNKAIIYKEGFLNPEEYDWLVKFFGRANIYEITRDEMYDMNSNIFSISEEVVISERNFTRLNAWLREQGIKVEEVPYAEISKQEGLLRCSTLPLIRD, from the coding sequence ATGAAACTACACATAATCAACGAAACTTCGCGGCTGAGAGCCGTGGTTTTGGGAACCGCAAAAAGCAATGGCCCTGCGCCTTCACTTGAAGAAGCTTACGATCCAAAATCAAAAGAACATATCCTGGCAGGAACTTATCCCAAGGAAGAAGATATGGTGGAAGAAATTGAAGCCGTTGCTGCAGTTTTTGAGAAATATGATGTAAAGGTTTTCAGGCCAAAGATTATCCCTGATTATAACCAGATTTTTACTCGTGATATCGCTTTTGTGATAGAAGATAAATTTATTAAATCTAATATTCTTCCTGATCGCGAAAAGGAAATTGAAGCTATAGATGAGGTTTTAAAGCAAATTAATCCTGAAAAAATTATAAAACTTCCCGAAGAAGCCCATATTGAGGGCGGGGACGTTATGCCCATGGGAGATCATATTTTCGTGGGAACTTATAAGGGCAAAGACTATAAAAATTTTATTACCGCCCGCACGAATATTCAGGCAGTGGATGCTTTACAGCAACTTTTTCCGGATAAAAAAGTGGTGAGCTTCAACTTAAAAAAGTCCAATACCATTGCAAGGGATAATGCGCTGCACCTGGATTGCTGTTTTCAGCCCGTAGGAAAAAATAAAGCCATTATCTACAAAGAAGGTTTCCTGAATCCGGAAGAATATGATTGGCTGGTAAAGTTCTTCGGAAGAGCGAATATCTATGAGATCACCCGCGATGAAATGTATGATATGAATTCCAATATTTTTTCAATTTCTGAAGAGGTAGTCATTTCAGAAAGAAATTTTACGCGTTTGAATGCCTGGCTGAGGGAACAGGGTATTAAAGTTGAAGAAGTTCCTTATGCTGAAATATCCAAACAGGAAGGCTTATTGAGATGTTCAACCCTGCCATTAATTAGAGATTAA
- the ctlX gene encoding citrulline utilization hydrolase CtlX: MKQITDTILMVRPVAFRMNEETAVNNYFQKNLKSPDLNVWAAKEFDEFVAKLRNVGVNVIVVDDILEDNTPDSIFPNNWVSFHEDGQIALYPMFAENRRKERRLQYFEELEKAGFKITDITDYTSGEEDDVFLEGTGSLILDRPNQKAYCAISPRADEDLLIEFCEDFEFTPVIFHANQTVGDKRLPIYHTNVMMCVGEEFAIICLDTVDDKKEKKNLVKHLKEDGKEIINISEKQMHEFAGNMLEVQGRDKKYLVMSERARRSLTLEQVEKIENYCEILSSKIETIETCGGGSARCMMAEVFLPKA; encoded by the coding sequence ATGAAACAGATCACCGATACCATTTTGATGGTTCGCCCCGTAGCTTTTAGAATGAACGAGGAAACCGCTGTGAACAATTATTTTCAGAAAAATTTAAAGTCTCCCGATCTAAATGTCTGGGCAGCAAAAGAATTCGATGAATTTGTAGCCAAACTCCGCAATGTGGGAGTGAATGTGATTGTGGTAGACGATATTCTGGAAGACAATACTCCGGATTCCATTTTTCCAAATAACTGGGTGTCTTTTCATGAAGATGGGCAAATTGCCCTGTATCCCATGTTTGCTGAAAACCGGAGAAAAGAACGCCGACTACAATATTTTGAAGAACTTGAAAAAGCCGGATTTAAAATCACCGATATTACCGATTATACTTCAGGTGAAGAAGATGATGTTTTTCTGGAAGGAACGGGGAGTCTTATTTTAGATCGTCCAAATCAAAAAGCTTACTGCGCCATCTCCCCGAGAGCCGATGAGGACCTGTTGATCGAATTCTGCGAAGATTTTGAATTTACGCCAGTTATCTTCCATGCAAATCAAACGGTTGGTGATAAGCGGCTTCCCATCTATCATACCAATGTGATGATGTGTGTTGGAGAAGAATTTGCAATTATTTGTCTCGATACTGTTGATGATAAAAAGGAAAAGAAGAATTTGGTAAAGCACTTGAAAGAGGATGGCAAGGAGATCATAAATATTAGCGAGAAACAGATGCATGAATTTGCAGGGAATATGCTTGAAGTGCAGGGCCGGGATAAAAAATACCTCGTAATGAGTGAAAGGGCAAGGCGAAGCCTTACTCTGGAACAGGTTGAAAAGATTGAAAATTACTGTGAGATCCTTAGTTCAAAGATCGAAACTATAGAAACCTGTGGGGGAGGAAGTGCCCGTTGTATGATGGCAGAAGTTTTTCTTCCAAAAGCGTAA